From Actinoplanes oblitus, a single genomic window includes:
- a CDS encoding MBL fold metallo-hydrolase has protein sequence MRVIELLPRLHMFDFPIGHAYLWASADGLTLIDTSLPGSAPELAAAIEELGHRRSDLRRLLLTHSHQDHAGSAADVAAWGDDITVYAHRADAPVIRGEAPGPAPELADWERPLFDQVHSRIPPVPPAPVRVDRELDDGDLIELGDGVRAVALAVPGHTPGSIAFHLPEPRVLFTGDTIARGPDGEVILGVFNVDPVQAITSFRRQARLDTEIVCFGHGQPLTENASTRLRAAAGLLSSVRARSTAGRHDAPASPGSSPGTR, from the coding sequence ATGAGGGTCATCGAATTGCTTCCCCGACTGCACATGTTCGACTTCCCGATCGGCCACGCGTATCTGTGGGCAAGCGCCGACGGCCTCACCCTCATCGACACGAGCCTGCCCGGATCCGCTCCGGAACTCGCCGCGGCGATCGAGGAACTGGGCCATCGCCGATCCGACCTCCGGCGTCTGCTCCTGACGCACTCCCACCAGGACCACGCCGGCTCGGCGGCCGACGTCGCCGCCTGGGGGGACGACATCACCGTGTACGCGCACCGGGCGGACGCGCCGGTGATACGCGGAGAGGCACCCGGGCCCGCACCGGAACTCGCCGACTGGGAGCGGCCCCTGTTCGACCAGGTGCACTCGCGGATTCCGCCCGTCCCACCGGCGCCCGTGCGGGTGGATCGGGAGCTTGACGACGGCGACCTGATCGAGCTGGGCGACGGGGTGCGAGCCGTGGCCCTGGCCGTGCCGGGTCACACCCCCGGCAGCATCGCCTTCCATCTCCCCGAGCCCCGCGTGCTGTTCACGGGCGACACCATCGCACGTGGCCCGGACGGCGAGGTGATCCTCGGCGTGTTCAACGTCGACCCCGTTCAGGCCATCACCTCGTTCAGACGCCAGGCGCGACTGGACACGGAGATCGTCTGCTTCGGCCACGGCCAGCCTCTCACCGAGAATGCCTCGACGCGGCTCCGGGCCGCCGCGGGCCTTCTCTCCTCCGTGAGGGCGCGTTCAACGGCAGGTCGCCACGACGCTCCCGCATCACCCGGATCATCTCCGGGGACGCGTTGA
- a CDS encoding Lrp/AsnC family transcriptional regulator — MAGTLDDIDQRILAELGRDGRMPIRQLAETLHISRANAYARVQRLRETNVIRGFRADIDHVAAGMSTSAYVTVNLHQADWRPVGERLRRLPGVVHIALVGGEFDVILLVRAKDNTDLRRLVLDEIQGMPGVVNTRTLLVFEEFEPPGDPG, encoded by the coding sequence GTGGCCGGCACGCTCGACGACATCGACCAGCGGATCCTCGCGGAGCTGGGCCGGGATGGGCGGATGCCGATCCGTCAGCTCGCCGAGACGCTGCACATCTCCCGGGCCAACGCGTACGCCCGGGTGCAGCGGCTGCGCGAGACCAACGTGATCCGCGGGTTCCGGGCGGACATCGATCACGTGGCGGCGGGGATGAGCACCTCGGCGTACGTCACGGTGAACCTGCACCAGGCGGACTGGCGGCCGGTGGGCGAGCGGCTGCGCCGGCTGCCGGGCGTGGTGCACATCGCCCTGGTGGGCGGGGAGTTCGACGTGATCCTGCTGGTGCGGGCGAAGGACAACACCGACCTGCGGCGGCTGGTCCTGGACGAGATCCAGGGGATGCCCGGGGTGGTGAACACCCGGACCCTCCTGGTGTTCGAGGAGTTCGAGCCACCGGGTGATCCTGGGTAG
- a CDS encoding GNAT family N-acetyltransferase, with amino-acid sequence MSEPPIHVVPVPAHPGVARWQAMAPPGAAVGTAGLWPVPGVRPHVPELSLYVRPEWRRRGIGSRLLTAIRDRATGPLLVADVPAGSPAEAFCQWHGFRHARCRRHDLLTYGDVHQAWLGELVDTEHPGYRLLHWTGDLPGTPHVAELIRSPSGPGTTVLTAADADGDLAAYAVAVVGMLTRRRARQYGPAVLPGHRGRRLGRWVNAALIQRLRAEHPHIDEVEAVAGADDPGLLAARADLGFRIRRKSHLYELTLP; translated from the coding sequence GTGAGCGAACCTCCGATCCACGTCGTGCCGGTCCCGGCGCACCCTGGGGTCGCGCGCTGGCAGGCGATGGCGCCACCCGGCGCGGCGGTCGGGACGGCCGGCCTGTGGCCGGTCCCCGGCGTGCGGCCGCACGTCCCCGAGCTGAGCCTCTACGTGCGCCCGGAGTGGCGGCGGCGCGGGATCGGCTCCCGGCTGCTCACCGCGATCCGGGACCGGGCGACCGGGCCGCTGCTGGTCGCTGACGTACCCGCCGGCTCGCCGGCCGAGGCGTTCTGCCAGTGGCACGGTTTCCGGCACGCCCGGTGCCGGCGCCACGACCTGCTCACCTACGGCGACGTCCACCAGGCCTGGCTGGGTGAGCTGGTCGACACCGAGCACCCCGGATACCGCCTGCTGCACTGGACCGGTGACCTGCCCGGCACTCCGCACGTGGCGGAGCTGATCCGCAGCCCGAGCGGCCCCGGCACCACCGTGCTGACCGCCGCCGACGCGGACGGTGACCTGGCGGCGTACGCCGTGGCAGTGGTCGGGATGCTCACCCGGCGGCGGGCCCGCCAGTACGGGCCGGCGGTGCTCCCGGGCCATCGCGGACGCCGGCTGGGCCGCTGGGTGAACGCCGCCCTGATCCAACGGCTGCGCGCGGAACACCCGCACATCGACGAGGTGGAGGCGGTCGCCGGCGCGGACGATCCGGGGCTGCTCGCCGCGCGCGCCGACCTCGGCTTCCGCATCCGGCGGAAGTCGCACCTCTACGAACTCACCCTGCCCTGA
- a CDS encoding MFS transporter, protein MARVGYLRLLRQRPILVLWSSAALSVLGDRLYGLAIMWVVYEATGSAAWMGIAAVVESLPYILIGAFGRGLIARFASFGRLGWLDAGRAVIACGVPLLWTPGRGGLVVLLALVLALGTLGVLFDPNLGSLVPDLVEPGQVRQVTGLLDLTNRLAVIAGPGCVGLILMAVSEVQLFALDGVTFAVSAAAMWWLRAHTRRAAAGHPAVPDTVAPAAGPAAPVAAGPVLRRHPDVALAIGLHGVGFFVAAVSAVGLPALLAVRLGQGATGYGLALSAVGAGALAGNLLVGNLRLGRWLTVYCCAWSVTGLALIAYSAAPTLPAVLAAGFVSGLATPAAAVTLRTRLAGFAAPQRLRLLTVDQTVIRTAGTVGMLTLPMAVDAAPATTFAGAGLLLLTAAGIAGAAGRRVVPASVAEPVASRS, encoded by the coding sequence ATGGCGCGCGTGGGGTACCTACGGCTGCTGCGGCAACGGCCGATCCTGGTGCTGTGGAGCTCGGCGGCGCTCAGTGTGCTGGGTGACCGCCTGTACGGCCTAGCGATCATGTGGGTGGTCTACGAGGCGACCGGGTCGGCGGCGTGGATGGGGATCGCCGCGGTGGTCGAGTCGCTGCCGTACATCCTGATCGGCGCGTTCGGCCGTGGCCTGATCGCGCGGTTCGCCTCGTTCGGCCGGCTCGGCTGGCTCGACGCCGGCCGCGCCGTCATCGCGTGCGGGGTGCCGCTGCTCTGGACCCCCGGACGCGGCGGCCTGGTCGTCCTGCTGGCCCTGGTCCTGGCGCTGGGCACCCTGGGTGTGCTGTTCGACCCGAACTTGGGCAGCCTGGTTCCGGACCTGGTCGAGCCCGGTCAGGTGCGGCAGGTGACCGGGCTGCTCGACCTGACCAACCGGCTCGCGGTGATCGCCGGGCCCGGCTGCGTCGGCTTGATCCTGATGGCCGTCTCCGAGGTGCAGCTGTTCGCCCTCGACGGCGTCACGTTCGCGGTCAGCGCCGCCGCGATGTGGTGGCTGCGCGCCCATACCCGCCGCGCCGCAGCCGGCCACCCGGCCGTACCTGACACGGTCGCGCCCGCGGCCGGCCCGGCCGCACCGGTCGCGGCGGGGCCGGTGCTGCGCCGGCACCCGGACGTCGCGCTGGCCATCGGCCTGCACGGCGTCGGCTTCTTCGTCGCCGCGGTGTCCGCCGTCGGTCTGCCCGCCCTGCTCGCGGTCCGGCTCGGCCAGGGCGCGACCGGATACGGGCTGGCCCTGTCCGCTGTCGGCGCCGGTGCGCTGGCCGGGAACCTGCTCGTCGGGAATCTGCGGCTGGGCCGATGGCTGACCGTGTACTGCTGCGCCTGGAGCGTCACCGGCCTGGCGCTGATCGCGTACAGCGCCGCGCCAACGCTGCCGGCCGTGCTCGCGGCCGGGTTCGTGTCCGGGCTGGCCACCCCGGCGGCCGCGGTCACGCTGCGCACCAGGTTGGCCGGGTTCGCCGCGCCGCAGCGGCTGCGGCTTCTCACCGTCGACCAGACCGTCATCCGCACCGCCGGCACCGTCGGCATGCTCACCCTCCCGATGGCCGTCGACGCGGCGCCGGCGACCACGTTCGCTGGCGCCGGTCTGCTGCTGCTGACCGCCGCGGGGATCGCCGGGGCCGCCGGGCGGCGGGTTGTCCCGGCGAGCGTCGCCGAGCCGGTGGCCAGCCGCTCGTGA
- a CDS encoding discoidin domain-containing protein: MAVSRRTLLSSAALAPAAVVLTGAAPAAAASPPGDVVGKVTVGYQGWFACPGDGAPIGGWWHWSRDRFQPPSPANTTIVSWPDVRDYAHTYPTAYPNLGNGQPAALFSSYDQQTVDVHFDWMRTYGIDTAALQRFNPVGDEGPTRDAMAQKVRGAAERTGRKFYIMYDVSGWTSMQSQIKSDWTGKMAAHAASSAYARQNGKPVVCVWGFGFNDTNHDFTPAACLDVINWFKAQGCYVIGGVPTYWREGRNDSRAGFLDVYHAFHMISPWMVGRTGDLAGLDWFHDNVNTPDQADCAAHGIDYQPCVLPGDLSAGHRRHGDFYWRSVYNMVRLGAQGLYVSMFDEFNEGNQIAKTAETAASVPAGTGIRALDEDGTFCSADYYLRITADAGKMLKGQIPLTSVRPTPPVTGSTPPPVTDLARGRGTSTSGYTQIYGPGNAVDGNAGTYWESVNNAFPQWIQVDLGAAVTIGRVVLTLPPSWGARTQTLALSGSTDGSTFSTLSAAAGRTFDPASANTVTVTFAPTTSRFLRVTATANTGWPAGQVAGLEVYAS; this comes from the coding sequence ATGGCTGTTTCCCGGCGTACCCTGCTGTCCTCGGCCGCGCTCGCGCCCGCCGCCGTCGTGCTCACCGGCGCCGCCCCGGCCGCCGCCGCGTCCCCGCCCGGCGACGTGGTCGGCAAGGTCACCGTGGGGTACCAGGGCTGGTTCGCCTGCCCGGGCGACGGCGCGCCGATCGGCGGCTGGTGGCACTGGAGCCGCGACCGGTTCCAGCCGCCGTCGCCGGCCAACACCACGATCGTGTCCTGGCCGGACGTGCGCGACTACGCGCACACCTATCCGACGGCGTACCCGAATCTCGGCAACGGACAGCCGGCCGCGCTCTTCTCCTCCTACGACCAGCAGACCGTCGACGTGCACTTCGACTGGATGCGGACCTACGGCATCGACACCGCGGCGCTGCAGCGGTTCAACCCGGTCGGCGACGAGGGGCCGACCCGCGACGCGATGGCACAGAAGGTGCGCGGTGCGGCGGAGCGGACCGGCCGCAAGTTCTACATCATGTACGACGTCAGCGGCTGGACGAGCATGCAGTCGCAGATCAAGAGCGACTGGACCGGCAAGATGGCGGCGCACGCCGCGTCCAGCGCCTACGCCAGGCAGAACGGCAAGCCGGTGGTCTGCGTCTGGGGGTTCGGCTTCAACGACACCAACCACGACTTCACCCCGGCCGCCTGCCTCGACGTGATCAACTGGTTCAAGGCGCAGGGCTGCTACGTGATCGGCGGGGTGCCCACCTACTGGCGCGAGGGCAGGAACGACAGCCGGGCCGGGTTCCTCGACGTTTACCACGCCTTCCACATGATCTCGCCGTGGATGGTCGGGCGCACCGGCGACCTGGCCGGGCTGGACTGGTTCCACGACAACGTGAACACCCCCGACCAGGCCGACTGCGCCGCGCACGGCATCGACTACCAGCCCTGCGTGCTGCCCGGTGACCTGTCGGCCGGGCATCGGCGGCACGGCGACTTCTACTGGCGCAGCGTGTACAACATGGTCCGGCTCGGCGCCCAGGGCCTCTACGTGTCGATGTTCGACGAGTTCAACGAGGGCAACCAGATCGCCAAGACCGCCGAGACGGCCGCGTCGGTGCCGGCCGGAACCGGGATCCGCGCGCTCGACGAGGACGGCACGTTCTGCTCCGCCGACTACTACCTGCGGATCACCGCGGACGCCGGGAAGATGCTCAAGGGCCAGATCCCTTTGACTTCGGTACGCCCGACGCCGCCGGTCACCGGCTCCACGCCGCCACCGGTCACCGACCTGGCGCGGGGCCGCGGCACGTCGACCAGCGGGTACACGCAGATCTACGGTCCCGGCAACGCCGTCGACGGCAACGCCGGAACCTACTGGGAGAGCGTCAACAACGCCTTCCCGCAGTGGATCCAGGTCGACCTGGGCGCCGCGGTCACGATCGGCCGGGTGGTGCTCACCCTGCCGCCGTCGTGGGGTGCCCGCACCCAGACCCTGGCCCTGTCCGGCAGCACCGACGGCTCGACCTTCAGCACGCTGTCGGCGGCCGCCGGGCGTACCTTCGATCCGGCCTCGGCGAACACCGTGACGGTCACCTTCGCGCCCACGACCAGCCGGTTCCTCCGGGTCACCGCCACCGCGAACACCGGCTGGCCGGCCGGGCAGGTGGCCGGCCTGGAGGTCTACGCGTCCTGA
- a CDS encoding DUF4097 family beta strand repeat-containing protein: protein MPNFDTPAPISAMLDIPAGHIHFIAGDRADTAVEVRPADAGKARDVKVAEQTRIAYADGVLRIEATARNQLFGPSGVIEVTVELPAGSRVEAKSACAGFRAEGRFGDVAFDGAQAAITIDEATRVRVTTTGGDVSIGRLTGPAEISTGQGDISIAEAARGTVVLRTEMGDVAVNAAPGVSAALDAGTGYGRIDNNLKNDGAASLAIHATTAYGDIVARSL, encoded by the coding sequence ATGCCGAACTTCGACACCCCCGCCCCGATCTCCGCCATGCTGGACATCCCGGCCGGGCACATCCACTTCATCGCCGGCGACCGGGCCGACACCGCCGTCGAGGTGCGCCCCGCGGATGCCGGCAAGGCGCGCGACGTCAAGGTCGCCGAACAGACCCGGATCGCGTACGCCGACGGCGTCCTGCGGATCGAGGCCACCGCCAGGAACCAGCTCTTCGGCCCGTCCGGCGTGATCGAGGTGACGGTGGAACTGCCGGCCGGCTCCCGGGTCGAGGCGAAGTCGGCGTGCGCCGGGTTCCGGGCCGAGGGCCGGTTCGGCGACGTGGCCTTCGACGGCGCGCAGGCCGCCATCACCATCGACGAGGCCACCCGGGTCCGGGTCACCACCACCGGCGGCGACGTCTCGATCGGCCGGCTGACCGGACCCGCGGAGATCAGCACCGGGCAGGGCGACATCAGCATCGCCGAGGCCGCCCGCGGCACTGTCGTGCTGCGCACCGAGATGGGCGACGTGGCCGTGAACGCCGCGCCGGGCGTCTCGGCGGCGCTGGACGCCGGCACCGGTTACGGCCGCATCGACAACAACCTGAAGAACGACGGCGCGGCCAGCCTGGCCATCCACGCGACCACGGCGTACGGCGACATCGTGGCTCGCAGCCTCTGA
- a CDS encoding TIGR03619 family F420-dependent LLM class oxidoreductase, which translates to MKFGLYGLHRDRNVDPGVLARRAVLAEEAGFESLWVGDHIALPAGEGNPPRLEAMVALTYLAAVTSRVRLGVGLIVLPQRQPVLLAKQLTSLDVLSGGRLTVAVGAGYVEPELHAMGVSLTERGARTDEYLAAMRALWAAAPAFTGRFVSFSGVVQHPSPVQRPHPPIVVGGHSAAAYRRAVRHGNGWYGWGLDVEQTGQALHALAETARREQRPPALGDLEITITPPGPPGPDTVRRYADLGVSRLIIELEGIDDDAVDGVITSVGETLAAHF; encoded by the coding sequence ATGAAGTTCGGACTGTACGGGCTGCACCGCGACCGCAACGTCGATCCCGGCGTCCTGGCCCGGCGGGCCGTACTGGCCGAGGAGGCGGGCTTCGAGTCGCTGTGGGTCGGTGACCACATCGCGCTGCCCGCCGGCGAGGGCAACCCGCCGCGGCTGGAGGCGATGGTCGCGCTCACCTACCTGGCGGCGGTGACCAGCCGCGTCCGGCTCGGGGTTGGCCTGATCGTCCTCCCGCAACGCCAGCCGGTGCTGCTGGCCAAACAGCTCACCTCGCTGGACGTGCTGTCCGGTGGCCGGCTGACCGTCGCCGTCGGTGCCGGCTACGTCGAGCCGGAGCTGCACGCGATGGGCGTGTCGCTCACCGAGCGCGGCGCCCGGACCGACGAGTACCTGGCCGCGATGCGCGCCCTGTGGGCCGCGGCGCCCGCGTTCACCGGCCGGTTCGTGTCATTCTCCGGCGTCGTTCAGCACCCGTCGCCGGTCCAGCGCCCGCATCCGCCCATCGTGGTCGGCGGCCATTCCGCCGCCGCGTACCGCCGGGCTGTCCGGCACGGGAACGGCTGGTACGGCTGGGGCCTGGACGTCGAACAGACCGGCCAGGCACTGCACGCCCTGGCCGAGACCGCCCGCCGCGAGCAGCGACCACCCGCCCTCGGCGATCTGGAGATCACCATCACCCCGCCCGGCCCGCCCGGCCCGGACACCGTCCGCCGATACGCCGACCTGGGCGTGAGCCGGCTCATCATCGAGCTGGAGGGCATCGACGACGACGCCGTCGACGGTGTGATCACCTCCGTCGGCGAAACCCTGGCCGCCCACTTCTGA
- a CDS encoding thiamine pyrophosphate-dependent dehydrogenase E1 component subunit alpha: protein MTPDPRRLLPSDAPVTLIDPDGKAVGNAVPDDATLLRSLGALITARRLNDQAYALVRQGRLAVYPSSHGQEACQVAAAQVLDADDWLFPTYRDTVAAVVKGVDVVEALSLLKGDWHCGYDPHEHKVAPHTTPLATQLPHAVGVGHAARLRGEPTVVMAMCGDGGTSEGDFHEALNFAAVFRAPVVFFVQNNEYAISVPLARQSAAPSLAHKGVGYGIPGERVDGNDMAALLSVLGEAVRRARAGEGPQLVEAHTYRIQAHTNADDATRYRDEAEVAAWVPRDPITRLRAYLQDRGVLTAETETAFSEAAERAAGHLRDGLNRDITPNPQDLFAYVYERPTSQLREQEALIADELSREGAL from the coding sequence ATGACGCCTGACCCACGCCGGCTCTTGCCGTCCGACGCACCCGTGACCCTCATCGACCCCGACGGGAAGGCCGTCGGGAACGCCGTCCCCGACGACGCCACCCTGCTCCGGTCGCTCGGCGCGCTGATCACCGCCCGCCGGCTCAACGATCAGGCATACGCACTGGTCCGCCAGGGCCGGCTGGCCGTCTACCCGTCCTCGCACGGCCAGGAGGCCTGCCAGGTCGCTGCCGCCCAGGTCCTCGACGCCGACGACTGGCTGTTCCCGACCTACCGCGACACCGTCGCCGCGGTGGTCAAGGGCGTCGACGTGGTCGAGGCGCTCAGCCTGCTCAAGGGTGACTGGCACTGCGGTTACGACCCGCACGAGCACAAGGTTGCCCCGCACACCACCCCGCTCGCCACCCAGTTGCCGCACGCCGTCGGGGTGGGGCACGCGGCCCGGCTGCGCGGCGAGCCGACGGTGGTGATGGCGATGTGCGGCGACGGCGGCACCAGCGAGGGCGACTTCCACGAGGCGCTCAACTTCGCCGCTGTCTTCCGGGCGCCGGTCGTCTTCTTCGTGCAGAACAACGAGTACGCGATCAGCGTCCCGCTGGCCCGCCAGTCCGCCGCCCCGTCGCTGGCGCACAAGGGCGTCGGGTACGGCATCCCCGGTGAGCGGGTCGACGGCAACGACATGGCGGCCCTGCTCAGCGTCCTCGGCGAGGCCGTGCGGCGGGCCCGCGCCGGGGAGGGGCCGCAGCTGGTCGAGGCGCACACCTACCGGATCCAGGCGCACACCAACGCCGACGACGCCACCCGCTACCGGGACGAGGCCGAGGTCGCCGCCTGGGTGCCCCGCGACCCGATCACCCGGCTGCGCGCCTACCTGCAGGACCGCGGCGTGCTCACCGCCGAAACCGAGACCGCGTTCAGCGAGGCGGCCGAGCGTGCCGCCGGCCACCTGCGCGACGGTCTCAACCGGGACATCACCCCCAACCCCCAGGACCTTTTCGCGTACGTCTACGAG
- a CDS encoding alpha/beta fold hydrolase, translating to MRAATLDDVTAEGAVVRLNGVDLFVRRLGDRDLPALVVIHGGPSWDHSYLLPALAELVDTAHVVLFDLRGCGRSHRTPPLGDLPESELRPHLLADDVAALVDALGTGPVDVLGFSYGGRIAMRLVQRHPEVVDRLILASTTAYTDFDSELAASADYQQRRRLCTEVGFDDPLLTGPAAPDGALSRAMADAEAPLQVWRLDRLDRWREVLDRVRFSSDYDRPYLSGSWPPGGPENAAEVLSDWGRPVLILHGQKEMSFPLETARRLHAVLPASTLAEIPDAAHMAHFDNPAEWLAAIRRFLRPRRSPLGPAAAPGAV from the coding sequence ATGAGAGCTGCCACATTGGACGACGTCACCGCGGAGGGCGCCGTCGTCCGGCTCAACGGCGTCGACCTGTTCGTCCGCCGCCTCGGGGATCGCGATCTGCCGGCACTGGTGGTGATCCACGGCGGTCCGAGCTGGGACCACAGCTACCTGTTGCCGGCTCTCGCCGAGCTGGTCGACACGGCCCACGTCGTCCTGTTCGACCTGCGCGGCTGCGGGCGCAGTCACCGTACGCCGCCGCTCGGGGACCTCCCGGAGAGCGAGCTGCGACCCCACCTGCTCGCCGACGACGTCGCCGCGCTCGTCGACGCCCTGGGCACCGGGCCCGTCGACGTGCTCGGCTTCTCCTACGGTGGCCGGATCGCCATGCGCCTGGTACAGCGACATCCCGAGGTCGTCGACCGGCTGATCCTGGCGTCGACCACGGCGTACACCGACTTCGACAGTGAGCTGGCCGCATCCGCCGACTACCAACAGCGCCGCCGTCTGTGTACCGAGGTCGGCTTCGACGACCCGCTGCTGACCGGTCCGGCGGCACCGGACGGCGCGTTGAGCAGGGCGATGGCCGACGCGGAGGCACCCTTGCAGGTGTGGCGCCTCGACCGCCTCGACCGCTGGCGCGAGGTCCTGGACCGGGTCCGCTTCAGCAGCGACTACGACCGGCCGTACCTGAGCGGATCGTGGCCGCCGGGCGGACCCGAGAACGCCGCCGAGGTGCTGTCCGACTGGGGCCGGCCGGTGTTGATCCTGCACGGCCAGAAGGAGATGAGCTTCCCGTTGGAAACGGCCAGACGTCTGCACGCCGTACTGCCGGCCAGCACGCTCGCCGAGATACCCGACGCCGCCCACATGGCGCATTTCGACAATCCGGCCGAGTGGCTGGCCGCCATCCGCCGGTTCCTGCGCCCCCGGCGGTCGCCGCTCGGTCCTGCGGCGGCGCCGGGAGCAGTTTGA
- a CDS encoding helix-turn-helix domain-containing protein: protein MSMAWPEQTTDLDTGSALAEAGTHEPHPFGAVLSKLMDNRGPSVMDVAMRTYRAMSTIHAVQRGGRNPHPVLVREIARALDLPEADLTAIAGLHDEAFDVAKNAGKRSDGP from the coding sequence ATGTCGATGGCGTGGCCCGAGCAAACGACAGATCTGGATACCGGTTCTGCGCTCGCGGAAGCCGGCACCCACGAGCCACATCCGTTCGGCGCTGTGCTTAGCAAACTCATGGACAATCGGGGCCCCTCCGTGATGGACGTGGCCATGCGAACCTATCGCGCGATGTCGACCATCCACGCAGTCCAACGCGGAGGACGCAATCCGCACCCCGTTCTCGTCCGAGAGATCGCTCGCGCCCTGGACTTACCGGAAGCGGACTTGACCGCGATCGCCGGTCTTCATGATGAGGCGTTCGACGTTGCTAAAAACGCCGGTAAACGATCTGATGGACCATGA
- a CDS encoding Rieske (2Fe-2S) protein, whose translation MSGVNRRVLIGGAGAGAVLAGCGSTSSPGTEAGAGSTTAATTGTATGGALAKAAEVPVGGGVITDALVVTQPEPGTFKAFSNLCTHQGCKLAEVADKVIKCPCHHSTFDIATGAPTGGPAQKPLTETAVKESGGTIVIA comes from the coding sequence ATGAGCGGGGTGAATCGGCGCGTGCTGATCGGCGGCGCCGGCGCGGGAGCGGTGCTGGCCGGGTGCGGCTCGACCTCCTCCCCCGGCACCGAGGCCGGCGCCGGCAGCACCACCGCCGCCACCACCGGCACCGCCACCGGCGGAGCCCTCGCCAAGGCCGCCGAGGTCCCGGTGGGCGGCGGCGTCATCACCGACGCCCTGGTGGTGACACAGCCGGAGCCGGGGACGTTCAAGGCGTTCAGCAACCTCTGCACGCACCAGGGCTGCAAGCTCGCCGAGGTGGCCGACAAGGTGATCAAGTGCCCCTGCCACCACAGCACGTTCGACATCGCGACCGGGGCGCCGACCGGTGGGCCGGCACAGAAACCGCTGACCGAGACGGCCGTCAAGGAGTCCGGCGGCACCATCGTGATCGCCTGA